The genomic region AAAATCAATATTCATCTGATACGATCGAGAGAAATGCGCTTTTGTTACGGTATAAGAATGCAATTGGGACTATACTAGTTTGTCATGGCTTTATGTGTGATAAATTTGATGTTGGATTTTTACGAGATCTGTTTCCGCGCGGTGAATATAACGTTATGACATTTGATTTTAGAGCTCATGGCCAAAAACGGCATGGTCAGTATTGTACGTTTGGAAAAAATGAGGCATACGATGTTATTGCAGCGTCACAGTTTATTAAAAATCATTCGGAACTTAAAGATAAGCCTCTTGTTGTATATGGTTTTTCTATGGGTGCGGTTGCTGCAATTGAAGCACAAGCAAAAGCAACAGAGCGTGCTGATGGAACGGATGGTTCACTTTTTGCTGGTATGATTTTAGATTGTCCATTTGATTCAGCAGAAAATGTTATTAAGCAAGCTCTTGATAACACAAAGTTTTCTTTATTTGGGTATGAATTTAATATTCCGGGGCGTGGCCTATTACAAAAATATGCATTTCATCCTTATATTCAAACACTGGTTAAAGCAGCTCTCAAAGCAGTTGCGAATTTAGACACAAAAGATATTAGTGTGAGTATGAGGCCAGTACATACGGCGCAATCAGCAAAAAAGATTAATATTCCATGTTTTTTTATTCATTGTAAAAATGATAAAAAAGTTCCAGTCGCAGCAGTAAAAAACGTCTTTAATAGTACAACAGGATATAAAAAGCTATGGATTACTAATGGTCGCTACCATTTTGACTCATTTTTTTATAACCCGGAACGATATACAAAAAAAGTAAGAAGTTTCTTGGCCTATATTATGAATAAACGTGCTAAGCAGAAACAAAATAAGATTGTACAGGATGATCAAGATCCTTTGAGTTTAGGGACATAAATTGAAGAAGGGGAGTATAATGAAGCGATTAATAATAGGTGGGTTAGTGTTATGTACTATGTTTAGCATAAGCGCACGGTATCGCAGTGTTACTTCAGAACGTGCTTTGGATAAGTATATTTCTCGAAATAAATTTGTTGTGGCATTATTTTATTCACTGAATCGCGAACAACGAAAAGATCGTGAGTTACGAAATAGAATAGAGCACATGAAGCGAATGCTTAAATCAACAAGTAATCGTAGTTTATATCGAAGTGCAGATGCGTATTTTACTAGTGGTAATATTGCCAAAGGTGATCTTGGCAACACAGTCGTGGGGCTAAAAATTAATCAACTTCCGGCATTTGTTCTTTATCATGATGGTGTTGTACTCACTAAGCAGGGTGTGCCGGCAATATTAGCTGGTTTTATTTCTCAAGATCAGTTGATGACGTTTATTGATAATCACTTAGAAAAGGAAATGCGCAAATACGCTAAATGGCGCGCAAAAGAAATTCGACGTCGAGCATGGGAGAGTTCTTTTTATGGTCCAGACTTGTATAGTTATCCATATAATTGGGGTTATCCATATGGTGGTATTGGCTTTGGTTGGGGATGGGGTTATCCAT from Candidatus Dependentiae bacterium harbors:
- a CDS encoding alpha/beta hydrolase, whose translation is MKRGAVLIIIAIACMHILCSDMQAQSRISRTYGVVTGSLDNHVKGAVLEKVLLYPKKNQYSSDTIERNALLLRYKNAIGTILVCHGFMCDKFDVGFLRDLFPRGEYNVMTFDFRAHGQKRHGQYCTFGKNEAYDVIAASQFIKNHSELKDKPLVVYGFSMGAVAAIEAQAKATERADGTDGSLFAGMILDCPFDSAENVIKQALDNTKFSLFGYEFNIPGRGLLQKYAFHPYIQTLVKAALKAVANLDTKDISVSMRPVHTAQSAKKINIPCFFIHCKNDKKVPVAAVKNVFNSTTGYKKLWITNGRYHFDSFFYNPERYTKKVRSFLAYIMNKRAKQKQNKIVQDDQDPLSLGT